The proteins below are encoded in one region of Corynebacterium sphenisci DSM 44792:
- a CDS encoding MarR family transcriptional regulator, with protein MDDYEWLSDAEQEFWRMLVSAFRVVERDIEATLRTRTGMTFADFTVLIALHETPDGRMHVDGLCERLKWNHPRAALHVGRLERAGVLTVEDRGADPEAEYAVALTGMGRHVFAEAAPAYVAAVRAAVLEPLAGQDIAAMRAGLAAVLAHDRAAGGAG; from the coding sequence ATGGACGACTACGAATGGCTCAGCGACGCCGAGCAGGAGTTCTGGCGGATGCTGGTGTCGGCCTTCCGGGTGGTCGAGCGCGATATCGAGGCCACCCTGCGCACCCGCACCGGGATGACCTTCGCCGATTTCACGGTGCTCATCGCCCTGCACGAGACCCCCGACGGGCGGATGCACGTGGACGGGCTCTGCGAGCGGCTGAAGTGGAATCACCCGCGCGCGGCGCTGCATGTCGGCCGGCTGGAGCGGGCCGGGGTGCTCACCGTCGAGGATCGCGGCGCGGACCCGGAGGCCGAGTACGCGGTGGCGCTGACCGGGATGGGCCGGCACGTCTTCGCCGAGGCCGCGCCCGCCTACGTCGCCGCGGTGCGCGCCGCGGTGCTCGAGCCGCTGGCCGGCCAGGACATCGCGGCGATGCGGGCCGGGCTGGCCGCGGTGCTGGCCCATGACCGGGCCGCCGGCGGCGCCGGCTGA
- a CDS encoding MarR family winged helix-turn-helix transcriptional regulator translates to MRLDPWLDEEEQRFWRTLVAAVRSAERTMDHRLQQTAGISSADFAILVSLCEAPGGSCRMRELCALLAWDRSRVSHQISRMGKRGLVEKSRCDCDQRGIDVRLTALGREIIERTAPDHVATVRHLIFDQLGEADLAAGAEVLERIAASAAGMRGEELALGNGAMPAGAVVEAHARAVAAAADADAAAEAAHAAGD, encoded by the coding sequence ATGCGGTTGGATCCCTGGCTCGACGAGGAGGAGCAGCGCTTCTGGCGCACCCTCGTCGCCGCGGTGCGCAGCGCCGAGCGCACCATGGATCACCGCCTGCAGCAGACCGCCGGGATCTCCTCGGCGGATTTCGCGATCCTGGTCAGCCTCTGCGAGGCCCCCGGGGGCAGCTGCCGGATGCGGGAGCTCTGCGCCCTGCTGGCCTGGGACCGCAGCCGGGTCTCGCACCAGATCAGCCGGATGGGCAAACGGGGCCTGGTGGAGAAGAGCCGCTGCGACTGCGATCAGCGCGGCATCGACGTCCGGCTCACCGCCCTCGGCCGGGAGATCATCGAGCGCACCGCCCCGGACCACGTGGCCACGGTGCGGCACCTGATCTTCGATCAGCTGGGGGAGGCGGATCTCGCCGCCGGGGCGGAGGTGCTGGAGCGGATCGCGGCCAGCGCCGCCGGGATGCGCGGGGAGGAGCTGGCCCTGGGCAATGGCGCGATGCCGGCCGGGGCGGTGGTGGAGGCGCACGCCAGGGCGGTGGCCGCCGCCGCGGACGCCGACGCCGCGGCGGAGGCCGCGCACGCCGCCGGCGACTAG
- a CDS encoding molybdopterin molybdotransferase MoeA — translation MRTPEEHLDAVAGAIPGLSCQTVLAEAAADRILAADVTAPGPSPRFDNSQMDGWAIPAARLGSLPATLSVGPTIAAGADPARVLPGGLGEAAAAVMTGARLPAGTGAVVPVEDCDPDDFAAAEAAGAVRVPATPAGRFIRAAGSDLRAGETVLRAGDRLTPVAVAALIGLGVTEVPVLRRPRVILCTGGAEIGRGGPAGIPDSNGPMLELLCAAAGIDVARRIRVDDDPAALLSALDAALADPGGPVDAILTSGGISHGRFEVVRLALGGSPGAWFGHVAQQPGGPQGLTAHRGVPVVCLPGNPMSTLVSFRLFARPALLRAEGAAADVGGIAAIAAERLTGLPDARVSFRRGRLRVDGAGRLTAAQLGGGSSHLLAQAATADCLIRVPGGGRAIAAGEPVTVLRL, via the coding sequence ATGCGCACACCCGAGGAGCACCTCGACGCGGTGGCCGGGGCAATTCCCGGGCTGAGCTGCCAAACGGTGCTAGCCGAGGCGGCGGCGGACCGGATCCTGGCCGCCGACGTCACCGCCCCGGGGCCGTCCCCGCGCTTCGACAATTCGCAGATGGACGGCTGGGCGATCCCGGCCGCCCGGCTCGGCTCGCTGCCCGCGACGCTGTCGGTGGGGCCCACCATCGCCGCCGGGGCGGACCCGGCGCGGGTGCTGCCCGGGGGCCTCGGCGAGGCGGCGGCCGCGGTGATGACCGGGGCCCGGCTGCCGGCCGGCACCGGCGCGGTGGTGCCGGTGGAGGACTGCGACCCGGACGACTTCGCCGCCGCCGAGGCCGCCGGCGCGGTGCGGGTGCCGGCCACCCCCGCCGGCCGGTTCATCCGCGCCGCCGGCTCCGATCTGCGGGCGGGGGAGACCGTGCTGCGCGCCGGGGACCGGCTCACCCCGGTGGCGGTGGCCGCGCTCATCGGGCTCGGCGTCACCGAGGTGCCGGTGCTGCGCCGGCCCCGGGTGATCCTGTGCACCGGGGGCGCGGAGATCGGCCGCGGCGGCCCGGCCGGGATCCCGGACAGCAACGGGCCCATGCTGGAGCTGCTCTGCGCCGCCGCGGGCATCGACGTGGCCCGCCGGATCCGGGTCGACGACGACCCGGCGGCGCTGCTTTCCGCCCTCGACGCCGCCCTGGCCGACCCCGGCGGCCCGGTGGACGCCATCCTCACCTCCGGGGGGATCAGCCACGGCCGCTTCGAGGTGGTCCGGCTGGCCCTGGGCGGATCCCCCGGCGCCTGGTTCGGCCACGTCGCCCAGCAGCCCGGGGGCCCGCAGGGGCTCACCGCGCACCGCGGGGTGCCGGTGGTCTGCCTGCCCGGCAACCCCATGTCCACCCTGGTGTCCTTCCGGCTCTTCGCCCGGCCGGCGCTGCTGCGCGCCGAGGGCGCGGCGGCGGACGTCGGCGGGATCGCCGCCATCGCCGCGGAGCGGCTCACCGGGCTGCCCGACGCCCGGGTGAGCTTCCGCCGCGGCCGGCTGCGGGTGGACGGGGCCGGCCGGCTCACCGCCGCCCAGCTCGGCGGCGGCTCCTCCCACCTGCTCGCCCAGGCGGCGACCGCGGACTGCCTGATCCGGGTGCCCGGCGGCGGCCGCGCCATCGCCGCCGGCGAACCGGTGACCGTATTGCGGCTGTGA
- a CDS encoding molybdenum cofactor biosynthesis protein MoaE — protein sequence MSVEDPAHVAEQTGMVLGARVTAAALEPLAAGARAATATAAMGAVVVFEGTVRDHDGGRRVAALSYTAHPEAEAMLAAVAAEVCRRHPETRIWAAHRVGPLAIGELAFLVVVAAAHRAAAFAACADLVDAVKAGVPIWKEQRLDDGTVQWVGVE from the coding sequence ATGAGCGTTGAGGATCCCGCCCACGTGGCGGAGCAGACCGGGATGGTGCTCGGCGCCCGGGTGACCGCGGCGGCCCTGGAGCCGCTGGCCGCCGGGGCCCGGGCGGCGACGGCGACCGCGGCGATGGGCGCGGTGGTCGTCTTCGAGGGGACCGTCCGCGATCATGACGGCGGCCGCCGGGTGGCGGCGCTGTCCTACACCGCGCACCCGGAGGCCGAGGCGATGCTCGCCGCGGTGGCCGCCGAGGTGTGCCGCCGGCATCCGGAGACCCGGATCTGGGCGGCGCACCGGGTGGGCCCGCTGGCCATCGGGGAGCTGGCCTTCCTGGTGGTGGTCGCCGCCGCGCACCGGGCGGCGGCCTTCGCCGCCTGCGCCGACCTGGTCGACGCGGTGAAGGCGGGGGTGCCGATCTGGAAGGAGCAGCGCCTCGACGACGGCACCGTGCAGTGGGTGGGCGTCGAATGA
- a CDS encoding ThiF family adenylyltransferase: protein MSAEPGAAPGGAGPGLDRDQVSRYRRQLMLDRFGAAGQRALLRARVAVVGAGGLGSPALLYLAGAGVGHLHIIDDDVVGVSNLHRQVIHPQSAVGVNKAASAAARVRELNPGVVAVADGRRLTADDAAAVLADAEVVLDCTDNFAARHIISAACAELGIPHVWGAILGYGARLSVFHAGRGPVYEDLVPAPPDPAAASSCVREGVLGPVPGIVGAAMAGEAIKLICGVGEPLLGTVGSFDMLTGRWEYIPVLAGGADPRAGAPGPAPAAAGPAAGPAGPTLVGPGELAGAVLLDVREPCEFSSYAIPGAVNAPLSALRAGEIPGAARAAAASGAAVVVCSGTDRRARAAAGLLAAAGVAAAVLDGGVEAWLDAGGDPA, encoded by the coding sequence ATGAGCGCCGAACCCGGCGCGGCCCCCGGCGGGGCCGGCCCCGGCCTGGACCGGGATCAGGTCAGCCGGTACCGCCGGCAGCTGATGCTGGACCGCTTCGGCGCCGCCGGGCAGCGCGCCCTGCTGCGCGCCCGGGTGGCGGTGGTCGGCGCCGGCGGCCTGGGCTCCCCGGCGCTGCTCTACCTCGCCGGGGCCGGGGTGGGGCATCTGCACATCATCGACGATGACGTGGTGGGGGTGTCCAACCTGCACCGGCAGGTGATCCACCCGCAGTCCGCGGTGGGCGTGAACAAGGCCGCCTCCGCCGCGGCCCGGGTGCGCGAGCTCAACCCCGGGGTGGTCGCCGTCGCCGACGGCCGCCGGCTGACCGCGGACGACGCCGCCGCGGTGCTCGCCGATGCGGAGGTGGTGCTGGACTGCACGGACAACTTCGCCGCCCGGCACATCATCTCCGCGGCCTGCGCGGAGCTGGGCATCCCCCATGTCTGGGGCGCGATCCTGGGCTACGGGGCGCGGCTGAGCGTCTTCCACGCCGGCCGCGGCCCGGTCTACGAGGACCTGGTGCCGGCGCCGCCGGACCCGGCGGCGGCGAGCTCCTGCGTCCGCGAGGGGGTGCTCGGACCGGTGCCCGGGATCGTCGGCGCGGCGATGGCCGGGGAGGCGATCAAGCTCATCTGCGGGGTCGGCGAGCCGCTGCTGGGCACCGTCGGCTCCTTCGACATGCTCACCGGCCGCTGGGAGTACATCCCGGTGCTCGCCGGGGGCGCGGACCCGCGCGCCGGCGCCCCGGGGCCCGCCCCGGCCGCCGCGGGGCCCGCGGCGGGGCCGGCCGGCCCCACCCTGGTCGGCCCCGGGGAGCTCGCCGGGGCGGTGCTGCTGGACGTCCGGGAGCCCTGCGAGTTCTCCTCCTACGCGATCCCGGGCGCGGTGAACGCGCCGCTGAGCGCGCTGCGCGCCGGGGAGATCCCCGGGGCCGCGCGGGCGGCCGCCGCCTCCGGTGCGGCGGTGGTGGTCTGCTCCGGCACCGATCGCCGGGCCCGGGCGGCGGCGGGGCTGCTCGCCGCGGCCGGGGTGGCCGCCGCGGTGCTCGACGGCGGGGTGGAGGCCTGGCTGGACGCCGGCGGCGACCCCGCCTGA
- the modA gene encoding molybdate ABC transporter substrate-binding protein, translated as MTGIRPRRLLRRLALPLLPALALAACAPGGGDDAADAGDAAAAEVVVLGAASTRVLNDDLAAAAADLDPALRPTFVNAGSTALVSQLREGSPGDVFISADEKHMADAVAEGLVGEPVDVATNSMVMVVPKGNPAGITGVDDSLDGAKVVLCDVQVPCGRVSAAIQEDLGRDIDAASLEQSVSDVLGKVAGGNADAGWVYRTDAAAAGDDVEVIEIPGAERHINTLVAAVTADPADRAAAQALLDLLSSGEFAEVWARHGFTPVAGDDGADA; from the coding sequence ATGACCGGTATCCGCCCGCGGCGCCTGCTGCGCCGCCTCGCCCTGCCCCTGCTGCCCGCCCTCGCCCTGGCCGCCTGCGCCCCCGGCGGCGGCGACGACGCCGCCGACGCCGGCGACGCCGCCGCCGCCGAGGTGGTGGTCCTCGGCGCGGCCTCCACCCGGGTGCTCAACGACGATCTCGCCGCGGCCGCCGCGGACCTGGACCCGGCGCTGCGGCCCACCTTCGTCAACGCCGGCTCCACCGCCCTGGTCTCCCAGCTGCGGGAGGGCTCCCCCGGCGACGTGTTCATCTCCGCCGACGAGAAGCACATGGCCGACGCCGTGGCCGAGGGCCTGGTCGGCGAACCGGTGGACGTGGCCACCAACTCCATGGTGATGGTGGTGCCCAAGGGCAACCCCGCCGGGATCACCGGCGTGGACGACTCCCTGGACGGGGCCAAGGTGGTGCTCTGCGATGTGCAGGTGCCCTGCGGCCGGGTCTCCGCGGCGATCCAGGAGGACCTGGGCCGCGACATCGACGCCGCCTCCCTGGAGCAGTCCGTCTCCGACGTGCTCGGCAAGGTCGCCGGCGGCAACGCCGACGCCGGCTGGGTGTACCGCACCGACGCCGCCGCGGCCGGCGATGACGTGGAGGTCATCGAGATCCCCGGCGCCGAGCGGCACATCAACACCCTGGTCGCCGCGGTGACCGCCGACCCGGCGGACCGGGCCGCGGCGCAGGCGCTGCTGGATCTGCTCTCCTCCGGGGAGTTCGCCGAGGTCTGGGCCCGGCACGGGTTCACCCCGGTCGCCGGCGACGACGGCGCGGACGCCTGA
- a CDS encoding MoaD/ThiS family protein: MEIRFYAAARAAAGRASATVGAPPATLGELLAELAAAHPGRTPAGTTLAEILPACSFLADGRRVDPGAPLAGVARLDVLPPFAGG; the protein is encoded by the coding sequence GTGGAAATCCGCTTCTACGCCGCCGCCCGCGCCGCCGCCGGCAGGGCCTCGGCCACCGTCGGCGCACCCCCGGCGACGCTCGGCGAACTGCTCGCCGAACTCGCCGCGGCGCACCCCGGGCGGACCCCCGCGGGCACCACCCTGGCCGAGATCCTGCCGGCCTGCTCCTTCCTCGCCGACGGCCGCCGGGTCGATCCCGGCGCGCCGCTGGCCGGGGTGGCGCGGCTGGACGTGCTGCCCCCCTTCGCGGGCGGCTGA
- a CDS encoding AAA family ATPase, with amino-acid sequence MRLHRLEIRDFRGVRHLVLDDLADTGVHVIHGPNERGKSTIVAALRAVLFTPARKTGKVLEAMRSVGVDRPPAVTAELSLDGRRFTVDKRYTGRSGASTEIRVLEGPGAPAQYAGREAEDWLAERVQAAGLQDLWGAFTAEQGTIPGTLELAKVPQMSRAAAGGPAGAEAAAGAAGEPEAAAAAEILDRARAEHAELLTPTGRYNKRVTEALRAPEEIEAELAGLRERRREFDDWVAGIERLDAQIRRLRERAPRQRELVAELAEAAEAARGLTGRAEAAEAAVRQRRLEHEAAAGARGTRERLVAELRAREEARDRAGAELAAAEEAAEAARAAVAAARADREAAAAAIADARARRVLAETDAAHLAELAAAEAARRRRAAVAEATGARDAAAARLEGLAVTAGLIADIDRADSRARLARAVLEQAAPTVRLAADPAREVLLDGAGVELGEAELVRPVTARTVIGVDGVTVTVDPAADAADRAAEAEAADRALAGLLERAGAAGVEDARAAAARRAAAEEGLAEAERALAEARAAGDADADRELLRRIYGSAEPGPEAAPMDRAGARRAAWRGPGEPPEPPADAGAARAAREAAETDLAAAEAAEEGAAGRLRAAETGAALTRVSTARARREDAVREADQAAAALAEARADAADEALAEALAAAGEALAEAEGAAAAVAAEVAERDPRDTILRHEAERTRLNAEAMDLERAIARRDGLQRTVDEAGGLDERIARAEGELAHARQRAESLVERADALRMLVEVLEEAREEIRVAYAAPLRDTLTRLAKPVFGADVAFDLDEDLGIVSRTRGGRTVDFAALSGGAREQLDILLRLAAAMILDGGESAPIILDDALGATDPDRLADMNVALDIAGHEAQVIVLTCDPDRYGMRPVRWLPIDSLLEP; translated from the coding sequence ATGCGCCTGCACCGACTGGAGATCCGCGATTTCCGCGGGGTGCGCCACCTGGTCCTCGACGATCTCGCGGACACCGGGGTGCACGTCATCCACGGCCCCAACGAGCGGGGCAAGTCCACCATCGTCGCCGCCCTGCGCGCGGTGCTGTTCACCCCCGCCCGGAAGACCGGGAAGGTGCTGGAGGCGATGCGCAGCGTCGGCGTGGACCGGCCCCCGGCGGTGACGGCGGAGCTGAGCCTGGACGGCCGCCGGTTCACCGTGGACAAGCGCTACACCGGCCGCTCCGGGGCGAGCACCGAGATCCGGGTGCTCGAGGGGCCCGGGGCGCCGGCGCAGTACGCGGGCCGGGAGGCGGAGGACTGGCTCGCCGAGCGGGTGCAGGCCGCGGGGCTGCAGGACCTGTGGGGGGCCTTCACCGCCGAGCAGGGGACCATCCCCGGGACCCTGGAGCTGGCCAAGGTGCCGCAGATGTCCCGCGCCGCCGCCGGGGGACCGGCGGGCGCCGAGGCCGCCGCGGGCGCGGCCGGGGAGCCCGAGGCCGCCGCGGCGGCGGAGATCCTGGACCGGGCCCGCGCTGAGCACGCCGAGCTGCTCACCCCGACCGGGCGGTACAACAAGCGGGTCACCGAGGCGCTGCGGGCCCCGGAGGAGATCGAGGCGGAGCTGGCGGGGCTGCGCGAACGCCGCCGCGAATTCGACGACTGGGTGGCCGGGATCGAGCGCCTCGACGCGCAGATCCGGCGGCTGCGCGAGCGCGCCCCGCGGCAGCGCGAGCTGGTCGCCGAACTCGCCGAGGCCGCCGAGGCGGCCCGCGGGCTCACCGGCCGCGCCGAGGCCGCCGAGGCCGCGGTGCGGCAGCGCCGGCTGGAGCACGAGGCCGCGGCCGGCGCCCGGGGGACCCGGGAGCGGCTGGTGGCGGAGCTGCGCGCCCGCGAGGAGGCCCGGGACCGGGCCGGCGCGGAGCTCGCCGCCGCGGAGGAGGCCGCCGAGGCCGCCCGCGCCGCGGTGGCCGCCGCCCGCGCCGACCGGGAGGCCGCGGCCGCGGCGATCGCCGACGCCCGGGCCCGCCGGGTGCTCGCCGAAACCGATGCCGCGCATCTGGCGGAGCTCGCCGCCGCGGAGGCCGCCCGCCGGCGCCGGGCCGCCGTCGCCGAGGCCACCGGCGCCCGCGACGCCGCCGCGGCGCGGCTCGAGGGGCTGGCGGTCACCGCCGGGCTGATCGCCGACATCGACCGGGCGGACTCCCGGGCCCGGCTGGCCCGGGCGGTGCTGGAGCAGGCCGCGCCCACGGTGCGCCTGGCCGCCGACCCGGCCCGGGAGGTGCTCCTCGACGGCGCCGGCGTCGAGCTCGGGGAGGCGGAGCTGGTGCGCCCGGTGACCGCGCGCACCGTGATCGGCGTCGACGGGGTCACCGTCACCGTGGACCCGGCCGCCGACGCCGCCGACCGGGCCGCCGAGGCCGAGGCCGCCGACCGGGCCCTGGCCGGGCTGCTGGAGCGCGCCGGGGCCGCCGGGGTCGAGGACGCCCGGGCCGCGGCGGCGCGCCGGGCGGCCGCGGAGGAGGGGCTGGCGGAGGCGGAGCGGGCCCTGGCCGAGGCCCGCGCCGCGGGCGACGCCGACGCGGACCGGGAGCTGCTGCGCCGGATCTACGGTTCCGCGGAGCCGGGCCCGGAGGCGGCCCCGATGGATCGGGCCGGGGCGCGCCGGGCCGCCTGGCGGGGCCCCGGCGAGCCCCCGGAGCCGCCGGCGGACGCCGGGGCCGCCCGCGCCGCCCGGGAGGCCGCGGAGACGGATCTGGCCGCCGCGGAGGCCGCCGAGGAGGGCGCCGCCGGGCGGCTGCGCGCCGCGGAGACCGGGGCGGCGCTGACCCGGGTGTCCACCGCGCGGGCCCGCCGCGAGGACGCCGTCCGGGAGGCCGACCAGGCCGCCGCGGCCCTGGCGGAGGCCCGGGCGGACGCCGCCGACGAGGCCCTGGCGGAGGCCCTCGCCGCCGCCGGGGAGGCGCTTGCGGAGGCGGAGGGGGCGGCCGCGGCGGTGGCCGCCGAGGTCGCCGAACGCGACCCGCGGGACACCATCCTGCGGCACGAGGCCGAGCGCACCCGGCTCAACGCCGAGGCGATGGACCTGGAGCGGGCGATCGCCCGGCGGGACGGGCTGCAGCGCACCGTGGACGAGGCCGGCGGCCTCGACGAGCGGATCGCCCGGGCGGAGGGGGAGCTGGCGCACGCCCGGCAGCGGGCGGAGTCCCTGGTGGAGCGCGCCGATGCGCTGCGCATGCTGGTGGAGGTGCTGGAGGAGGCCCGGGAGGAGATCCGGGTGGCCTACGCCGCCCCGCTGCGGGACACCCTCACCCGCCTGGCCAAACCGGTGTTCGGCGCGGACGTGGCCTTCGACCTGGACGAGGACCTGGGCATCGTCAGCCGCACCCGCGGCGGGCGCACCGTGGATTTCGCGGCGCTGTCCGGCGGCGCCCGGGAGCAGCTGGACATCCTGCTGCGGCTGGCCGCGGCGATGATCCTCGACGGCGGGGAGTCCGCGCCGATCATCCTCGACGACGCCCTCGGCGCCACCGACCCGGACCGGCTGGCGGACATGAACGTCGCCCTGGACATCGCCGGCCACGAGGCCCAGGTGATCGTGCTGACCTGCGACCCGGACCGGTACGGGATGCGGCCGGTGCGCTGGCTGCCGATCGACTCGCTGCTGGAGCCCTGA
- a CDS encoding PspC domain-containing protein has translation MEPKNGLFDAAALSRRIDSLAGRPVRRSHANRWLTGVAGGIGEAAGVNPNIIRALFALLAVAAAPAAIIIYLLGVIVLPEA, from the coding sequence ATGGAACCGAAGAACGGGCTTTTCGACGCCGCGGCGCTGTCGCGGCGGATCGACTCCCTGGCCGGCCGGCCGGTGCGGCGCAGCCACGCCAACCGGTGGCTGACCGGCGTCGCCGGCGGGATCGGGGAGGCCGCCGGGGTGAACCCGAACATCATCCGGGCGCTGTTCGCGCTGCTGGCCGTGGCCGCCGCGCCGGCGGCGATCATCATCTACCTGCTCGGCGTGATCGTGCTGCCCGAGGCCTAG
- a CDS encoding MogA/MoaB family molybdenum cofactor biosynthesis protein, with product MSDRTDPADRPDPGPGHAAAPAAGAADGLVIVSSTRAAAGDYVDRTGPVLVDWLRSRGIATPDPVVVADADIAATVDRVLGDRGRLPRVVLTTGGTGITDDDRTVEAVEPHLERQLPGVVQAFFAAGLANVPTAVLSRAVAGTVGRSFVMTLPGSRGAVADGIAVLDPVLGHILTMLERNER from the coding sequence ATGAGCGACCGCACCGACCCCGCCGACCGCCCCGATCCCGGGCCCGGCCACGCCGCCGCCCCCGCCGCGGGTGCGGCGGACGGCCTGGTCATCGTCTCCTCCACCCGCGCCGCCGCCGGCGACTACGTCGACCGCACCGGCCCGGTGCTGGTGGACTGGCTGCGCTCCCGGGGGATCGCCACCCCGGACCCGGTGGTGGTCGCCGACGCCGATATCGCGGCGACCGTGGACCGGGTGCTCGGCGACCGCGGCCGGCTGCCCCGGGTGGTGCTCACCACCGGGGGCACCGGGATCACCGACGACGACCGCACCGTGGAGGCGGTGGAGCCCCACCTGGAGCGGCAGCTGCCCGGGGTGGTGCAGGCCTTCTTCGCCGCCGGGCTGGCGAATGTGCCCACCGCGGTGCTCTCCCGGGCGGTGGCCGGCACCGTGGGCCGCAGCTTCGTGATGACCCTGCCGGGCTCCCGCGGCGCCGTCGCCGACGGGATCGCGGTGCTGGACCCGGTGCTCGGCCACATCCTGACCATGCTGGAGCGAAATGAGCGTTGA
- a CDS encoding ATP-binding cassette domain-containing protein, translating to MAAAAGTGPGGRTPVAERLDRAPRRAPWPLAAVAALALALILGPVAALGLRVPWAGLPGILAEPGTVAMLRLSLAAAVQSTLLAVAAGVPLAVTLAGARGGARLARFLVLLPLAMPPVVAGMALTAALGTRGVAAPVLDALGLEFAFAFPGVVLSHVFISLPFVVIAVDSALRQLDPEIPDSAAGVGMSRAAVLTRVTLPAVAPAVASGAGLAFARSLGEFGTTLTFAGSMPGVTRTMPLGIYLERELDQDRAYALAAVLIAVAVAAIAAAAAPALLRRTPAPVARVAGAIDVARMRELTRPTAPPVAVTVGAGAAATVFAAGATTALVGPNGSGKSTLAGLIAGRLRGGRIRVGDTVVDAPGVFVPARRRGVVLLTQAAGLPRTATVASAVAMATGDRALARELLAAAGLAELAEVRVPALSGGQAAQVALVRALGARPGVLILDEPLAAVDADSTRQWHRLLAAAAADRTTLLVTHDPVEVAGLCSAAVVLEAGEIVARLSPDELSAAPPTRFAAELMGLNRLTGTIVEVRPGADGAGEVLVDCAGTVLRGGLSGGRPAPAPGDPAMVTWAPSAGSLERVDDAAGDRGGADPEEGPGLAGTVARLRGAPGDGAVAAVVAVGEAEITVAVPTAEAIARRLRVGAPVRCQLPPGRVSVHPAG from the coding sequence ATGGCCGCCGCCGCGGGGACCGGACCCGGCGGGCGCACCCCGGTCGCCGAGCGCCTGGACCGCGCCCCGCGGCGCGCCCCCTGGCCGCTGGCCGCCGTCGCCGCCCTGGCCCTGGCCCTCATCCTGGGTCCGGTGGCCGCCCTCGGCCTGCGGGTGCCCTGGGCGGGGCTGCCGGGGATCCTCGCCGAACCGGGCACCGTGGCCATGCTGCGGCTGTCCCTGGCCGCGGCGGTGCAGTCCACCCTGCTCGCCGTCGCCGCCGGGGTGCCCCTGGCGGTGACCCTGGCCGGGGCCCGCGGCGGGGCCCGGCTGGCCCGCTTCCTGGTGCTGCTGCCGCTGGCGATGCCCCCGGTGGTGGCCGGGATGGCGCTCACCGCGGCGCTGGGCACCCGCGGGGTGGCCGCCCCGGTGCTCGACGCCCTCGGCCTCGAGTTCGCCTTCGCCTTCCCCGGGGTGGTGCTCTCCCACGTGTTCATCTCCCTGCCCTTCGTGGTGATCGCCGTGGATTCGGCGCTGCGCCAGCTCGACCCGGAGATCCCCGACTCCGCCGCCGGGGTCGGGATGAGCCGGGCGGCGGTGCTCACCCGGGTGACCCTGCCCGCGGTGGCCCCGGCGGTGGCCTCCGGGGCGGGGCTGGCCTTCGCCCGCTCCCTCGGCGAATTCGGCACCACCCTGACCTTCGCCGGCTCCATGCCGGGGGTCACCCGCACCATGCCGCTGGGCATCTACCTGGAGCGCGAACTCGACCAGGACCGGGCCTACGCCCTGGCCGCGGTGCTCATCGCGGTGGCCGTGGCGGCCATCGCCGCGGCCGCGGCACCGGCGCTGCTGCGCCGCACCCCGGCCCCGGTGGCCCGGGTCGCCGGGGCCATCGACGTGGCCCGGATGCGCGAGCTCACCCGGCCGACCGCGCCCCCGGTGGCGGTCACCGTCGGCGCGGGGGCGGCCGCCACGGTCTTCGCCGCGGGGGCGACCACCGCCCTGGTGGGGCCGAACGGCTCCGGCAAATCCACCCTCGCCGGGCTCATCGCCGGCCGGCTGCGCGGCGGCCGGATCCGGGTCGGCGACACCGTGGTGGACGCCCCCGGGGTCTTCGTGCCGGCCCGCCGCCGCGGGGTGGTGCTGCTCACCCAGGCCGCCGGGCTGCCGCGCACCGCCACCGTGGCCTCCGCGGTGGCGATGGCCACCGGGGACCGGGCGCTGGCCCGGGAGCTGCTCGCCGCCGCGGGCCTGGCCGAGCTCGCCGAGGTGCGGGTGCCGGCGCTCTCCGGCGGCCAGGCCGCGCAGGTGGCCCTGGTGCGCGCCCTCGGCGCCCGGCCCGGGGTGCTCATCCTCGATGAGCCGCTGGCCGCGGTGGACGCCGACTCCACCCGGCAGTGGCACCGGCTGCTCGCCGCCGCCGCCGCGGATCGCACCACCCTGCTGGTCACCCACGATCCGGTGGAGGTCGCCGGGCTGTGCTCGGCGGCGGTGGTGCTGGAGGCCGGGGAGATCGTGGCCCGGCTCAGCCCCGATGAGCTCTCCGCGGCCCCGCCGACCCGCTTCGCCGCGGAGCTGATGGGGCTCAACCGCCTCACCGGCACCATCGTGGAGGTCCGCCCCGGCGCCGACGGCGCCGGGGAGGTGCTGGTGGACTGCGCCGGCACCGTGCTGCGCGGCGGGTTGAGCGGGGGCCGGCCCGCCCCGGCGCCCGGGGATCCGGCGATGGTCACCTGGGCGCCCTCGGCGGGGTCCCTGGAGCGCGTCGACGACGCCGCCGGGGACCGCGGCGGCGCGGACCCGGAGGAGGGGCCGGGCCTCGCCGGCACCGTGGCCCGGCTGCGCGGGGCGCCCGGGGACGGGGCGGTGGCCGCGGTGGTCGCCGTCGGCGAGGCGGAGATCACCGTGGCGGTGCCCACCGCCGAGGCGATCGCCCGCCGGCTGCGGGTGGGCGCCCCGGTGCGCTGCCAGCTGCCGCCGGGGCGGGTCAGCGTGCACCCCGCCGGCTGA